One stretch of Manduca sexta isolate Smith_Timp_Sample1 unplaced genomic scaffold, JHU_Msex_v1.0 HiC_scaffold_2199, whole genome shotgun sequence DNA includes these proteins:
- the LOC115454667 gene encoding uncharacterized protein LOC115454667 translates to MFNHCCVEYCDSKRKDINLYRFPKSEIMSQKWLECINSDSLRTLNTQDLRKQYVCRKHFVKTFFTSSGQRSRLRSDAYPTIFNHGTTMIIPDEANNVNDEHNYMKKRMHMDHTYCKPHVTEKRRRIGGEMCTMPSASYIEKVTIGKPTVSSIHSVLKPRRHALLIKKRHTPLTLKISREYNLSKNEDNFKKRAKRAIKFSRHLSIIKCLEKLNPLAQKFLWMQINLCKKKARGRRFTDDEKLLAMTIMKQSPKCYKFLQKIFILPSKYTLNKMITNLNVEAGINEQIFEAVKQEVIYI, encoded by the exons ATGTTTAATCATTGTTGCGTTGAGTACTGTGATAGTAAACGAAAGGACATCAACCTTTATAGGTTTCCAAAAAGTGAAATAATGTCCCAAAAGTGGTTGGAATGTATTAATTCGGATTCATTGCGAACCTTGAACACTCAAGATCTTCGCAAGCAGTATGTGTGtcgaaaacattttgtaaaaacattttttacctCGTCGGGTCAGAGATCTCGTCTACGTAGCGATGCATATCCAACGATATTCAATCATGGGACTACAATGATAATACCTGATGAAGCCA ATAATGTCAATGATGAgcataattatatgaaaaaaagaaTGCACATGGATCATACCTATTGTAAACCACATGTAACAGAGAAACGAAGAAGAATTGGAGGTG aaATGTGTACCATGCCATCTGCATCTTATATTGAAAAAGTAACTATTGGGAAACCAACTG TTTCATCCATCCACTCTGTATTGAAACCACGAAGGCATGCTCTTTTGATCAAAAAAagacacacacctttgactttaaaaatatcaaggGAATATAATTTGTCCAAAAATGAAGATAATTTTAAGAAACGGGCTAAAAGAGCCATCAAGTTTTCAAGacatttaagtataattaaatgcCTAGAAAAACTTAATCCATTGGCACAAAAGTTTTTATGGATGCAGATaaatctatgtaaaaaaaaagccaGAGGACGTCGATTCACTGATGATGAAAAGTTATTAGCTATGACTATTATGAAGCAAAGTCCAAAGTGCTATAAATttctgcaaaaaatatttattttaccatcaaaatatacattaaataaaatgatcacaaatttaaatgttgAAGCTGGCATAAATGAACAAATTTTTGAAGCTGTAAAGCAAgaggtaatatatatttaa